ataAAAAGCTTAACATACTATGAAAGTTACAATATACAAATGTGTTAACAGATTGACTTTTCTGTATTACATGTGACTTTGAGTTTCCTTTAATTACTCACATTTCCATTATTCAGTTATTCAAACTGGTTATTCCCTAGAAATGCCTAGCTGATTATTCAAGAATGAGTCACATACAGCAAGGGCAAATGCAGATGACTGTGACACTCAGCCAAGTGGTCATGACGAAAATGATGGAAAACCATTCACACAGACCATCAAAATACTCTGTtctccttgggagagagctgcaCCTGTTCAAGAATACTGTATGAGTTACTCCTCAATTAAAATGTGAgcatcttccttctttttgattttgtttgaaGCCCATATAGTAACCATTATGATAGCCACTCATGTACCAAGAGATTAACATGCTTCCCAAAGCATCATCATCAAGAGAATCTGGACATACGGGAGGTGGTGGGGGAATTATTGGTGGTCCAGAAGGAAACGGAGGCAGCCAGCATGACAGGAAGTGTGGTGGTAGTGGTGGAGGTGGCGGCGGTGGTGGTCCATTGAATTTCAGACCTGACTTTCCTGGTCCCAGTCCTGATCTTGgtacgggggcggggggtgggggggtggagggagaaaataATTCCATGGAGCGGCTTTTGGCTTGAAGTTATTTGGTTTATTTCCAGGAGAACTGGAGGAGTTCTCACTTTCATCTGTTGAAACCtgactttcattttcattctcctgAGCATTATGTTCTATATTATTAGCTACTTCAGAGGTCGGGGAAAGCAGATCAGACAGATTTTGCTCCTCTCTATTTCCATATCCAGTGTAAACCACAACACAGGtttctctcttaaaatcaatCGAAGCAATGGTAGCTGGGTAAATGCAGCCGTCTTCTGACCAAATGGCAGAACATCTGTCATCAACTTTCCACTGCTTCAA
This sequence is a window from Phyllostomus discolor isolate MPI-MPIP mPhyDis1 chromosome 3, mPhyDis1.pri.v3, whole genome shotgun sequence. Protein-coding genes within it:
- the LOC114512567 gene encoding LOW QUALITY PROTEIN: survival motor neuron protein-like (The sequence of the model RefSeq protein was modified relative to this genomic sequence to represent the inferred CDS: deleted 2 bases in 1 codon) produces the protein MAMGGGGGGSVTEPEDSLLFWCGTGQSDDSDVWDDTALIKACDKAVASFKHALKNGDISEASNKPKGTPKRKPAKKNKNQKKNTTASLKQWKVDDRCSAIWSEDGCIYPATIASIDFKRETCVVVYTGYGNREEQNLSDLLSPTSEVANNIEHNAQENENESQVSTDESENSSSSPGNKPNNFKPKAAPWNYFLPPPPPPAPVPRSGLGPGKSGLKFNGPPPPPPPPLPPHFLSCWLPPFPSGPPIIPPPPPVCPDSLDDDALGSMLISWYMSGYHNGYYMGFKQNQKEGRCSHFN